In the Solanum pennellii chromosome 5, SPENNV200 genome, one interval contains:
- the LOC114077327 gene encoding F-box protein At3g07870-like — protein MYLGILKAVCTFIFFEKTVSVLVWGIRLSRTSICSKKVIVMDPGRDSKKRISNVTTIMDLSSDIVSEILSRLSIKPLFCCKMVCKMWYNLLTSEPSFFNMYQQRSSTNFPSLLLSVNYSVYFLVELKADDSQPLKRNIVLSPKFHIPSSKLRLIGSCNGIVCLLNSNSGTNHSVYISNPLLGEYYKVKMQERNHVAYAFCFSEASGEYKVLRSVLRNFEGYPSVSEFEVYTIGVDEKWRYVGKAPKPLHESFSNSNVNGVVHWMNMDKNDKIYSFNSWTEKMKTLLAPRGLETSSYDLTLVELENCLCLCDTNHSQYVDIWWMKQYGIAESWTKTRILKDTIQPNIRCDRFIPISTWKDGEILMQRDRATQIVSYNPKEKKFTKVRVYLGFEASRYIPSFYSLKTIIGKNLQVSYTHPKIDLI, from the coding sequence ATGTATTTGGGGATTTTGAAAGCAGTGTgcacttttattttctttgagaaAACTGTCTCTGTTTTAGTTTGGGGGATTAGGCTTAGTCGAACCTCGATTTGTTCAAAGAAAGTGATTGTCATGGACCCCGGAAGGGATTCCAAAAAAAGAATCTCTAATGTCACTACCATTATGGACCTTTCGAGTGATATTGTGTCGGAAATTCTTTCGAGATTATCAATCAAGCCCCTTTTTTGTTGTAAGATGGTTTGTAAAATGTGGTATAATCTTTTAACTTCCGAACCATCATTTTTTAACATGTATCAGCAAAGATCGTCAACTAATTTCCCGAGCCTTTTGCTTTCGGTTAATTACTCTGTCTACTTTCTTGTCGAACTCAAAGCTGATGATTCTCAACCCCTAAAGAGAAACATTGTGTTGAGCCCTAAGTTTCATATCCCTTCATCGAAGTTGAGATTAATTGGTTCGTGTAATGGGATTGTTTGTCTGTTGAATAGTAATAGTGGAACTAATCATTCGGTTTACATTAGCAATCCTCTTTTGGGTGAGTATTACAAGGTTAAAATGCAGGAAAGAAACCACGTTGCTTATGCATTTTGCTTTAGTGAAGCTTCTGGAGAGTATAAAGTATTGAGATCCGTACTTAGAAATTTTGAAGGATATCCAAGCGTATCAGAGTTCGAGGTTTATACTATTGGAGTTGATGAAAAATGGAGATATGTGGGCAAAGCTCCAAAACCACTACATGAATCATTTAGTAACAGTAACGTTAATGGTGTTGTTCATTGGATGAATATGGATAAAAATGACAAGATTTACTCGTTTAACAGTTGGACAGAAAAGATGAAGACCCTGTTAGCTCCGCGTGGTCTGGAAACTTCATCCTACGACTTGACTCTAGTAGAGTTGGAGAATTGTCTATGTTTATGTGATACTAACCACAGTCAGTATGTTGATATATGGTGGATGAAACAGTATGGAATAGCTGAATCTTGGACTAAAACTCGCATTTTGAAGGATACTATTCAACCAAATATCCGTTGTGATAGATTTATACCAATCTCAACTTGGAAAGATGGAGAAATATTGATGCAAAGGGATCGTGCCACACAAATAGTTTCTTACAACccaaaagaaaagaagtttACCAAGGTTAGAGTGTACCTTGGATTTGAAGCGTCTAGGTACATTCCAAGTTTTTACTCACTCAAGACTATCATTGGGAAAAATTTACAAGTCTCATATACTCATCCGAAGATTGActtaatttag